The Desulfoscipio gibsoniae DSM 7213 genome contains a region encoding:
- a CDS encoding EFR1 family ferrodoxin (N-terminal region resembles flavodoxins. C-terminal ferrodoxin region binds two 4Fe-4S clusters.): protein MKIKSLKLVCFSPTRTTNVIIQGIARGINQSTTMEILDITKPDARKQQLQTSENELLVVAVPVYVGRVPTLVNEWLNTIEAHNTPTVCVVVYGNRDYDDALLELKGILKKRGCIPIACAAFIGEHSFSSSETPIAVARPDASDLNHAEFFGRKINEKILSISSIDQISDMNVPGNYPYRGETKTWIVDFIAVSDQCTQCGVCAEECPVGAIDFENSSVIDTEKCILCCACIKRCPQNAKTMKPGLVKDAAIRVSEKFKERKEPVFFL, encoded by the coding sequence ATGAAAATAAAATCACTGAAACTGGTTTGTTTTTCACCTACCAGGACAACAAATGTAATTATTCAAGGTATTGCGAGGGGAATTAATCAAAGCACCACTATGGAAATATTAGATATTACCAAACCAGATGCGAGAAAACAACAATTACAAACATCAGAAAATGAATTGCTTGTTGTTGCTGTGCCAGTTTATGTCGGAAGGGTGCCGACTCTTGTAAATGAATGGCTTAATACGATTGAAGCTCATAATACGCCTACTGTATGTGTTGTCGTTTATGGTAACCGTGATTATGACGATGCACTGCTTGAGCTTAAAGGAATTTTGAAAAAACGTGGATGTATACCGATCGCCTGTGCAGCATTTATTGGGGAACACTCCTTTTCTAGTTCCGAAACGCCAATTGCCGTAGCTCGTCCTGACGCAAGCGACTTAAACCACGCAGAATTTTTTGGGCGTAAAATTAATGAAAAAATACTATCTATTTCATCAATCGATCAAATTTCTGATATGAATGTACCGGGCAACTATCCCTATAGAGGAGAAACGAAGACATGGATTGTTGATTTTATAGCAGTTAGTGATCAGTGTACGCAATGCGGAGTTTGTGCAGAGGAGTGCCCTGTTGGGGCTATCGATTTTGAAAATAGTTCTGTGATTGATACGGAAAAATGTATCTTATGTTGTGCTTGCATTAAGCGCTGTCCCCAAAATGCCAAAACAATGAAACCTGGCCTGGTCAAAGACGCTGCAATAAGGGTAAGTGAAAAGTTTAAAGAACGAAAGGAACCAGTATTCTTTTTATAA
- a CDS encoding class I SAM-dependent methyltransferase produces MIPFERSKAVKVLDLGCGTGILSYLILVAFPNARVVAFDMAENMLAACSQNLSVYKNRLTLFQGNFGSDDFGGGYDIIVSGLSTHHLDDTEKPGLYKRIYDALNQGGVFINREVVLGESSSLTDRYHYLWREYIRSNGEDDEKWFNRYLDEDIPAPVEVQTNWLKEIGFIHVGYHWRYFNFAIFGGTKP; encoded by the coding sequence ATGATTCCCTTTGAAAGGTCGAAAGCTGTCAAAGTACTGGATTTAGGATGTGGGACCGGAATTTTATCATACCTCATATTAGTTGCGTTTCCCAATGCACGGGTGGTGGCATTTGATATGGCTGAGAACATGCTCGCCGCCTGTTCCCAGAATCTCAGCGTTTACAAGAACAGACTAACCTTATTTCAAGGGAACTTTGGTTCTGATGATTTTGGTGGCGGATACGATATCATAGTATCCGGATTATCTACCCATCATCTTGATGACACGGAAAAACCCGGGCTTTATAAAAGAATCTATGATGCCCTCAACCAGGGAGGGGTTTTTATTAACAGGGAAGTGGTACTGGGAGAATCATCATCATTAACCGACAGGTATCATTACCTTTGGCGCGAGTACATAAGAAGTAATGGCGAAGACGATGAAAAATGGTTTAATAGATATTTAGACGAGGATATCCCGGCACCGGTGGAGGTACAAACAAATTGGCTCAAAGAAATTGGCTTTATCCATGTCGGTTACCATTGGCGGTATTTTAACTTTGCCATCTTTGGTGGGACCAAGCCATAA
- the tnpA gene encoding IS200/IS605 family transposase has protein sequence MKYQLDRGCHSVYSLRFHYICCVKYRRKVLTPEISEYLKKVNQDIAGKFGVQIIEQETDRDHIHIIFASKPEVQLSKFINSLKSTSARLIFRDHPENKKELWGGNFWSPSYFLSTVGEVKLEDVKKYVQSQGNP, from the coding sequence ATGAAATACCAACTTGATAGAGGCTGTCATTCAGTATATTCCCTTCGTTTCCATTACATCTGCTGCGTCAAATACCGGCGCAAAGTTCTCACGCCGGAAATATCAGAGTATCTAAAGAAGGTAAACCAAGACATAGCCGGCAAGTTTGGTGTACAGATAATTGAGCAAGAAACTGATAGGGATCACATCCACATTATCTTTGCATCAAAACCGGAAGTTCAGCTTTCCAAGTTCATCAACTCCTTAAAGTCCACTTCAGCCAGGCTGATATTCCGAGATCATCCCGAAAATAAAAAAGAGCTTTGGGGCGGCAACTTCTGGTCGCCAAGCTATTTCTTATCCACTGTGGGGGAGGTGAAACTGGAGGATGTCAAAAAATATGTCCAGTCCCAAGGAAATCCGTAA
- a CDS encoding helix-turn-helix domain-containing protein produces the protein MTWYTWLEQGRSIRVSTQVIESLSKVLLLDKQERIHLYLLANQPLPADIPGYQGTVSPILQHVLDSLTFPPGSPRPEPSLLAKRGRRAGMRGGPCFSRNPCLILVLLLQYSHEIPT, from the coding sequence ATAACTTGGTATACCTGGCTTGAACAAGGAAGGTCTATTCGTGTTTCAACTCAAGTAATAGAAAGCCTGTCTAAAGTTTTATTGCTTGATAAACAAGAACGCATTCATCTTTACCTTTTAGCGAACCAGCCGCTTCCGGCCGATATACCGGGATACCAGGGAACAGTAAGTCCAATACTTCAACATGTTCTGGATAGTTTAACTTTCCCGCCGGGAAGTCCCCGTCCTGAGCCTTCCTTGCTCGCGAAGCGAGGGCGAAGGGCGGGGATGAGAGGCGGGCCTTGTTTTTCCAGGAACCCTTGTCTTATTTTGGTTCTGTTGTTACAATATAGCCATGAAATACCAACTTGA